From a region of the Eulemur rufifrons isolate Redbay chromosome 7, OSU_ERuf_1, whole genome shotgun sequence genome:
- the MGAT1 gene encoding alpha-1,3-mannosyl-glycoprotein 2-beta-N-acetylglucosaminyltransferase → MLKKQSAGLVLWGAVLFVAWNALLLLFFWTRPAPDRPPSDSALDDDPASLTREVIRLAQDAEVELERQRGLLQQIREHHALWSQRWRVPTAAPPAQPRVPVTPLPAVIPILVIACDRSTVRRCLDKLLHYRPSAEHFPIIVSQDCGHEETAQVIASYGSTVTHIRQPDLSSIAVPPDHRKFQGYYKIARHYRWALGQIFHEFKFPAAVVVEDDLEVAPDFFEYFQATYPLLRADPSLWCVSAWNDNGKEQMVDSSKPELLYRTDFFPGLGWLLLAELWAELEPKWPKAFWDDWMRRPEQRKGRACIRPEISRTMTFGRKGVSHGQFFDQHLKFIKLNQQFVHFSQLDLSYLQREAYDRDFLARVYGAPQLQVEKVKANDRKELGEVRVQYTGRDSFKAFAKALGVMDDLKSGVPRAGYRGIVTFQFRGRRVHLAPPQTWDGYDPSWN, encoded by the coding sequence ATGCTGAAGAAGCAGTCTGCAGGGCTTGTGCTGTGGGGCGCTGTCCTCTTTGTGGCCTGGAATGCCCTACTGCTCCTTTTCTTCTGGACACGCCCAGCGCCTGACAGGCCACCCTCGGACAGTGCTCTTGATGACGACCCTGCCAGCCTCACCCGAGAAGTAATTCGCCTGGCCCAAGACGCTGAGGTGGAGTTGGAGCGCCAGCGGGGGCTGTTGCAGCAGATTAGGGAGCACCATGCTCTATGGAGTCAGCGCTGGAGGGTACCCACTGCGGCCCCTCCCGCCCAGCCGCGTGTGCCTGTGACCCCACTGCCAGCAGTGATCCCTATCCTGGTCATCGCCTGTGACCGCAGCACTGTCAGGCGTTGCCTAGACAAGCTGCTGCATTATCGGCCCTCAGCTGAGCACTTCCCCATCATCGTCAGCCAGGACTGTGGGCACGAGGAAACAGCCCAGGTCATCGCTTCCTATGGCAGCACAGTCACGCACATCCGCCAGCCCGACCTGAGCAGCATTGCTGTACCACCTGACCACCGCAAGTTCCAGGGCTACTACAAGATCGCCCGGCACTACCGCTGGGCGCTGGGCCAGATCTTCCATGAGTTCAAGTTCCCAGCAGCTGTGGTGGTGGAGGATGATCTAGAGGTGGCTCCGGACTTCTTCGAGTATTTCCAGGCCACCTATCCACTGCTGAGGGCTGATCCCTCCCTCTGGTGTGTATCTGCCTGGAATGACAATGGCAAGGAGCAGATGGTGGACTCGAGCAAGCCCGAGCTGCTCTACCGCACGGACTTTTTCCCAGGTCTGGGCTGGCTGCTGTTGGCTGAGCTCTGGGCTGAGCTGGAGCCTAAGTGGCCCAAGGCCTTCTGGGATGACTGGATGCGCCGGCCGGAGCAGCGGAAGGGGCGGGCCTGTATACGCCCTGAAATCTCAAGAACGATGACCTTTGGCCGCAAAGGTGTGAGCCATGGGCAGTTCTTTGACCAGCACCTCAAGTTCATCAAGCTGAACCAGCAGTTCGTGCACTTCTCCCAACTGGACCTGTCGTACCTGCAGCGGGAGGCCTATGACCGGGATTTTCTCGCCCGTGTCTATGGTGCTCCCCAGCTGCAGGTGGAGAAAGTGAAGGCCAATGATCGGAAGGAGCTGGGGGAGGTGCGGGTGCAGTACACGGGCAGGGACAGCTTCAAGGCCTTTGCCAAGGCCCTGGGTGTCATGGATGACCTCAAGTCGGGGGTGCCCAGGGCTGGCTACCGGGGCATCGTCACCTTCCAGTTCCGGGGCCGCCGAGTCCACCTGGCTCCTCCGCAGACCTGGGATGGCTACGATCCCAGCTGGAATTAG